The DNA window GCGCTTGAAGTGAAAAAGCGCTCCGGTGCCAATATCATCGACACGGTGGCCGCGACGAAAGAGAGGCTCGAAGCACTTCGCACCGACTGGCCGGATAGCGTGCAGGTGACATACCTTCAGGACCAATCCGGACAGGTGGAAACGCTGCTGTCGGATCTGGAGGCGAACGTCATTGCCGCCGTTATCCTTGTGATGATCGTGATCGTCGCAGCCCTGGGGGTGCGCTCGGCGATCCTTGTGGGCCTTGCCATCCCCGGCGCGTTTCTGGCCGGCGTCATTGCCCTCTGGGGTATGGGGTTCACGATGAACATTGTCGTGCTGTTTTCGCTCATTCTGGTCGTGGGCATGCTCGTGGACGGCGCCATCGTCACCACCGAACTGGCAGACCGGAAACTGCAGGAAGGTGCGCCCCCGCACGCGGCCTATTCTTTCGCCGCCAAACGCATGGCATGGCCGATCATCGCCTCGACCGCGACGACGCTGAGCGTGTTTTTCCCGTTGCTCTTCTGGACCGGCATGGTGGGCGAGTTCATGAAATTCCTGCCGATCACTGTCATCCTGACCCTGGCTGCATCGCTCTTTATGGCGCTGATCTTTATCCCGGTGCTCGGTGGTCTGATCGGTAAACGGCCTGCTCAGACGGCTGCGTCCAAACGCGCTCTGTACGATGCCGAACGGGGAGATCCACGCCGGATCGGCGGGCTGACCGGTCTCTATGTGCGGCTGCTCGAACGGGCAATCCTGCGCCCAGGTGCCACCGCCCTGCTTGCAGTGGCACTTCTGCTCGGCGGCTTCGGGCTTTACGGCCAGTTTGGCAAAGGGCTGACATTCTTTCCTTCCGTTGAGCCGGAGTTCATGCAGGTGCAGGTCCGCGCCCGCGATAACTTCTCGATCTATGAGCGCGACGCGCTGGTGCGTCGGGTCGAGGCCCGGGTGCTGGGATATGAGGAGATCGCATCCGTTTATGCCCGTTCAACAATGAGCGCCGGACAGGGTGATGAGGAAACCATCGGCACTCTGCAACTGGAGCTGACCGACTGGAATACGCGCCGCACAGCGGCTGAGATCGGCAATGACATCCGCGGCGATGTGGCCGATATCGCGGGCATCGACGTGCAGGTGCAGACCGAAAGCGGCGGACCGACCAGCGGCAAGCCGGTGAATCTTCAGATCGCCGCGCGCAATCCTGCCGTACAGGCCGGGGCGGTCGATAAGGTATTATCGATCATGGAGCGGGTCGGCGGTTTCACCGATGTGACCGACACACGTCCGTTGCCGGGGGTCGAGGTTTCGATCCTGGTCAACCGGGCAGAGGCCGCGCGCTATGGTGCTGACGTCAGCCTTCTCGGGCAGGCGGTGCAGCTGCTGACCCAGGGCATCGCGGTGGCAGAGTACCGCCCCGATGATGCAGACGGCGAACTTGATATCAGGGTCCGTTTTCCGGCAGAAGAACGATCGCTGTCCGAACTGGGCAACCTGCGGGTTCCGACCTCAGCGGGGCTTGTACCGATTTCGAACTTCGTGACCTTCGCACCTTCCGAACGGACCGGCACGATCACCCGGATCGACGAAAGCCGCGTAGTGTCGATCGAGGCCAACGTCGCGGCAGGGGTCCTCGTGAATGACCAGATCACAGCCCTTCAGGCGGCCCTCGACGGCGCAGATATTCCCGACGGGGTGACCTGGAGCTTTGCCGGCGAGGCCGAAGATCAGGCAGAGACCATGGTATTTCTCGGCGGCGCCTTTGTGGCGGCGATCTTTCTGATGCTGGTCATTCTGGTGATCCAGTTCAACAGTTTCTATCAGGCCTTTGTGGTGATGAGTGCGATCGTCTTTTCGGTGGCCGGTGTGCTCCTGGGGCTGATCATCACCGGGCGCCCTTTCGGCGTTGTCATGGGAGGGATCGGGGTGATCGCGCTTGCCGGGATCGTCGTCAACAACAACATCGTTCTGATCGATACCTACAACGATCTGAAACGCACAGGCCTTTCCCCGCGCGAGGCGGCGTTGCGCACCGGCGCGCAGCGTCTGCGGCCTGTGATGCTGACCTCGGTGACCACCGCGCTGGGGCTGATGCCTATGGTGCTGGGCGCAAACCTGAACTTTTTCACCCGCGAGATCGTCTTCGGCGCGCCTTCCACGCAATACTGGACGGAACTTTCGAGTGCCATCGTGGGTGGTCTGGTCGTGGCGACGCTGCTGACTCTCATTCTGACGCCGGCGATGCTGATGCTGGGCGAGAAGCTGCCAGGCAGGCGAAAGGCCCGCGACGTTTCATCGACAGATGATCCGAAATCCGCAGGGACCGGGAAAGCGGAGGACCGCGCGCCCCTTGCGTCATCCTGATGATCCGCAGGGAGCGCACGGGGTCTCACAGGCCAGTGGACATAACGGTACCAGTGCGGGTTTCTGTGCGCCGCCAACGGCAGCGGGCCGTGGCTCTGTCTGCCGCAGAGCGCTCCGTCGGCAACAGCCGGTCTGCCAGGCCGGACTGCTACAGCAGATCAGGTGGCTGTCGTGAACTATCAGCCCCGTCAGGCTGGCCTGTGCCAGGAAAGGTGTTGAATTTTGCTGCCCTCTCCACCACACGGAGGGCGTCGCGGCGTGCCGGGGACACTTAACTATTCCAGCCACGCGGTGCGGGTGACGCACCGCCCAACGGGAGCCGGACATGCCTGATCCGATCTATGCCATAGGCGACATCCACGGTCAGCTCGAAGAACTTGAGCGGGTGCTATCACTGATTGAGAAAGACGGCGGGCCGGACGCGGAGATTGCCTTTGTCGGCGATTATGTTGATCGCGGGCCTGACAGCCGCCGCGTCGTGGAAAAACTGATGAAGGCGCAGTCAGAGGGCCGCCCCTGGCGCATGATCCGCGGCAACCACGACCGGTATCTGACCCGATTTCTGGATGATGCGACCATCTACGATCCGGCCACGAGTGCTGGTCTGTTCTGGTTCAACCCACGGCTGGGGGGCGACAAAACGCTGGCCTCCTACGGGGTCACAGCCGTCGACGGCGCGCCGGTCGCGCCCGTTCATGCCGAGGCTGTGGCGGCTGTGCCGCAGGCGCACCGGGATTTTCTGGCAGGTCTGCCGCTGACGTTCCGCAAAGACGGGTTGCTTTTCGTGCATGCGGGTCTGCGGCCTGGCGTGCCGCTGCAGGACCAGACAGAAGATGATCTGGTGTGGATCCGGAAAGAGTTTCTCGAATACGAAGGCTCGTTTGGCCCGCTGGTTGTACACGGGCATACGGCCCTCGAGCATCCTGAACACGCCGGAAACCGGGTTAATCTCGATGGCGGCGCGGGGTATTTCCGACCCCTGCACGCGGCTGTTTTTGAAGGACGTGACTGCTGGCTGTTGTC is part of the Roseobacter ponti genome and encodes:
- a CDS encoding efflux RND transporter permease subunit; translation: MNTIIDAAFSRSRVIVMALLMILGVGAWAYVSIPKEANPEVPLPLVYVSTGLEGISPADAERLLIEPMEAQFAAITGLEKMESHASEGFASVQLEFTPGGDIEEALDKVREAADQAESDLPEDAYDLTITEINTALFPIITAIISGPVPERTLNDLADDAQAAVEGLAGVLEVDIGGARDEFLEVLIDPTVFQTYNLSFDELISQLQRNNRLIAAGAIETGGGRIVLKVPGLIEDLDDVMQIPVKVRGDAVVTFEDVATVRRTFQDPTGFARIDGQPALALEVKKRSGANIIDTVAATKERLEALRTDWPDSVQVTYLQDQSGQVETLLSDLEANVIAAVILVMIVIVAALGVRSAILVGLAIPGAFLAGVIALWGMGFTMNIVVLFSLILVVGMLVDGAIVTTELADRKLQEGAPPHAAYSFAAKRMAWPIIASTATTLSVFFPLLFWTGMVGEFMKFLPITVILTLAASLFMALIFIPVLGGLIGKRPAQTAASKRALYDAERGDPRRIGGLTGLYVRLLERAILRPGATALLAVALLLGGFGLYGQFGKGLTFFPSVEPEFMQVQVRARDNFSIYERDALVRRVEARVLGYEEIASVYARSTMSAGQGDEETIGTLQLELTDWNTRRTAAEIGNDIRGDVADIAGIDVQVQTESGGPTSGKPVNLQIAARNPAVQAGAVDKVLSIMERVGGFTDVTDTRPLPGVEVSILVNRAEAARYGADVSLLGQAVQLLTQGIAVAEYRPDDADGELDIRVRFPAEERSLSELGNLRVPTSAGLVPISNFVTFAPSERTGTITRIDESRVVSIEANVAAGVLVNDQITALQAALDGADIPDGVTWSFAGEAEDQAETMVFLGGAFVAAIFLMLVILVIQFNSFYQAFVVMSAIVFSVAGVLLGLIITGRPFGVVMGGIGVIALAGIVVNNNIVLIDTYNDLKRTGLSPREAALRTGAQRLRPVMLTSVTTALGLMPMVLGANLNFFTREIVFGAPSTQYWTELSSAIVGGLVVATLLTLILTPAMLMLGEKLPGRRKARDVSSTDDPKSAGTGKAEDRAPLASS
- a CDS encoding metallophosphoesterase family protein, producing the protein MPDPIYAIGDIHGQLEELERVLSLIEKDGGPDAEIAFVGDYVDRGPDSRRVVEKLMKAQSEGRPWRMIRGNHDRYLTRFLDDATIYDPATSAGLFWFNPRLGGDKTLASYGVTAVDGAPVAPVHAEAVAAVPQAHRDFLAGLPLTFRKDGLLFVHAGLRPGVPLQDQTEDDLVWIRKEFLEYEGSFGPLVVHGHTALEHPEHAGNRVNLDGGAGYFRPLHAAVFEGRDCWLLSDAGRIPLRK